GTCACAGGTCATATTCTTTGAGGAGCAAGCAGCAGGCATCGGAAAGAGGTGACTGCACTGTAACATCAGAATGCAATTAATACGTCTGACATATAGAACATGTCATAATATTGGAAGCTACACCCTGTAAATCTGCTTTTTAATCTatatattaaaactaaattgTTACCTTTCAAACCTTGCAGTGCCAAAATTGTCATTCACCTGCATCCATGCCCTGAAAATAAGGAGCCTGGCCCCTACCAGAAGAGCAAGTACTCTTATATAAAGCTGTCCTTCAAGGAACATGGGCAGATTGAGGTTAGTAACTGAAGGGGTGATGTCACAGAAATATTTAAACTGAGATGATGCGTGGAGCTTATTACTCCACTAAATCTGGCTTAATACAGTTTGCAGCATAAGCAATAAGCATTCATGACATTTAGACAGGAACAGAGCAGATAAGATGTTAGGAAGGTGTAAATAACATAACTTGTGCTGTGTTTGGTGTGTAGTTTTACAGACGTCTAACAGAAGAGATGACTCAGAAGCGATGGGAGAATACCCCTGTCTCACAGCCGATCCCCACAGGAACAGGACCCAAGGTCAGCTCAGACTCTGAATGATAGataacatgctttttttttttttttttttttttttaaatatgtgttttttgtaaatatttatgtgTATAAGCATCcagtttttatattatatactatactattttgaattaacttttaTTATACTCTTagtatttaattttagttaaagttttagtaattgttatgtgtgtttgtcattgtaattaattttttgtttatttaatatttctattttttgacATAATGCTGTTcaaatacactaccgtttaaaagtttgggtttagtatgttttttttgttttttgtttttcaaagaaattaatacttttattcaaaaaggatgcatttaattgaaagatttgtatttcaaataaatgttgttcttttgaactttctattcatcaaagaatcctgaaaaaaatgtatcatagtttccccaaaaatattaagcagcacaactgtttttaacactgataataagaaatgtttcttgagcaccaaatcaacatattagaatgatttctaataaataaataaatgtattcaaatataaagcagttattttaaattgtaataatatttcacaatattgctgtttttactgtatttttggtcaaataattgcagttttagtgagcataagagacttctttcgtaccgaccccaaacttttgaacggtagtatatgTTGTTTTACTTTAGAAATATTGGTTTATTATATGTGAAAGACAACTTTCACATTTGTATGGCAGTTGTTTAAAGATTGTGTCTTGTAAAGAACAGGCAGTGGCCCTGAAAAAGTGACCCCTGGTCAAACCCTTTCCTTCCTGTTCCtttgttatttgtttatatgtttttttttttttttgagttattgtTTGTGTGCGTGCCTAACAAAGAGTGAGGCtcattttttctcttcttttttttctatggTTCTGTAGGCAGGAAGGACACGCGCAGTGGGCATTGTGGGTATTGAAcggaagttggaggagaaaagaaaagagacagataaaaacatttctgaggTAAGAAAGAGAAACAGACTGACAGGTAGTCATATCTAACCTAAAGAGCTCTGGGATACTAGCTTTAGATAATCAGGAAAGCTGTGGCCACAATCAGGCACTGGGTGCCGTGGCCCCCTTTTGAAGGGCCCCTGATGTTGAAAGAAAATGGCACCCTGTGTTTAATGTTAGATGACCTAATAGCTCTGATTAGCTTCCTGGCACAGCTATAATGGAAGATAAAAAGAGAGTGCACAGCAGTGGGGTATCCTGTTAGGTGTGGGCACACCCAGTGATTTACAGGTGATTTTGGCTCTTGATAAAGAGGTATTTTGGATATCATCTTTTTCAAGTTTCCATTCTAATATCTGTCTCTTCTTTCAGGCCTTTGAAGATCTCAGTAAACTAATGGAAAAGGTCAGTCACTCAGTAGGTCGGCGGGTTGCCCTGTTGTCAGGCAGAATACAGCCATGGTCAGGTTTATCAGTCTTGTTTCAGCATCTCACTGTCTTCCCCTGCAGGCCAAAGAGATGGTGGAGCTGTCCAGATCCATTGCTAACAAAATCAAAGACAAACAGGGTGACATCACAGAAGATGAGGTGAGCTTAAAGACCTTAAGGGGCTTGATTATTCTGACGCACCAGTGTTTCACTgggaaaaaaagagcaaaaataaaacaacaacaacaaaaaaacgtgATTGGTTGAGATATTTGACATTAGCCAGTCAAATACTGGATTTTAtatactaccatttaaaagtttggggcagtaagcttttttaaaaatgtttttgtttaaagtgctcatcaaggctgcatttatttgataaaaaatacaataaaaacaataatactgtgaaatattattacaattcataataactgtttttgatttgaaaataatttaaaatagaatttattcctgtgatggcaaagccgAATTTTcaacagtcttcagtgtcacatgatccttcagatatcattctaatatgctggtttggtgcttaagaaacatttcttattattatcaatgttgaaaacattgaaagcagttgtgctgcttaatatttttctggaaactgattaatttttttcaggatactttaatagacagttcaaaagaacagcatttatttgacagaaatattttgtaacattataaatgtctttactgtcacttttgatcaatataagGCATTcctgctaaataaaagtatttttttctttatttttttcttcttttttttttcttgctgaccccaaacatttgaatggtagtgtatttacACATATGAACTTGTAAGTGGATGTTGTTTCCTTTTTATAAGGCCGTTTCCACCTCAAAGTCTATTACGGTTTTTATCCTGCTTAAGTTAATAGGCTTTCTTAGATTACATGTAGATAACAGCTGTTATGTGTATTGTTATAGCTAtctgttttgatttatttatcctCCATATGCACATGTACGCCTGTAATAGGGTAGATATCAATCATTctcttttgaataaattaatacatttgatCATGTATGTATGTGTCATTTTCTCGGGATCAGTGAGGTGTCTATAAATCCAAAGCTTGGAAAACATTGGCAGTGTAATCCACACAGAGCTTAGAAATCCCGGTCACTCACAACGTACACTTTGCACAGGGACGTCAAGGGCCAGGAAATGAGATGGTGACACAAATAGAACCTAGAATCGAGCTGAAAAGCAGCCAGGATTCAGATCCTCCAATCAGAGCGCATATGGTGCATAAGTGCAGGATTGCATCCAAATggacacatataaatatttattgggTAGAAAATGACCTGTTATTACAGAAGTCCACAATcagatgaggaaaaaaaactttggCACATCTAAAAATGAGTAGATGGACCTTGTTCTGTAGAAATGTTGAAGTTCAAAATGCTAAAACTGGCTGTTAgaattttgcagtgttgttaGTAGGCTACAACAGCCAACATTTATTTAGAAATGAGCTATTATATTTAGTGTAGAGCTACAATTAAATTAgtcatgtttgttttgtgtgcCTTCTGACAGACCATCCGTTTCAAGTCTTATTTGCTGAGTATGGGTATAGCCAACCCAGTTACCAGAGAGACACACGGCTCAGGCACACAGTACCACATCCAACTCGCCAAACAGCTGGGAGACATGCTGCAAGCACCACTGGAGGTAttattctgtgtgtgtttaaatgcaTCTCTATGATTTCTAGAAACATGCttatcaaatatttttatgtagCCCTGTATAGGTGTAGTAGCCctatatatactgtgtatttGCATATacacaactgttcaaaagtttggggtcagtaagagttttagtcagcaaggatgcaaataaatttcaaataaatgctgctacTTTGAAttttcaattcatcaaagaatcctaaaaaaatttATCGCATTAAGAAAtccaaatctgcatattagaatgatttctgaacgatcatgtgacactgaagacttgagcaatggctgctaaaaattcagctttgtcatcaaaggaataatttacattttaaaatgaattaaattagtAAGCAATTTTCACATTGTAAAAacaattcacaatattactgtttttatgatgtcaaataaatgcagccttgaataaaagacttcaaaaacatttaatcttattgaacccaaacttttgaatggtagtgtgtagATGTATATTCTTCTTAGTACAGTAAttgcaactgaatttaatatttcatatctGTTTGTTGATTTATTTGGTGAGTAGCTGTATTAATCatgataatgtacagtcagctcATCGTTATCTCAAAATCATCACTTTGTTGGGGTTTAATTTGCGATAATGATTAGCTGGCTGTACATTTTGTCTTACAGTATGtcattagggcccgagcaccaatgGTGCGAGGACCATCTTAGAATTGCTCTGTTTATTATGTCAATATTATCCTTCCTTCCTTAGACTTCATGACCTTTATTATTACTGTCTCTGTAGGAGCGTGGAGGAATGATGGCCCTCACTGAAGTGTACTGTCTGGTGAACAGAGCCCGTGGGATGGAGGTAAGATGAACCTGGACAGCTACAATCAAGACAGAAGCATCAGTGCTTCTTTTCATAGAGTTAATCAGATCTGATCCTGATCTCCTTCCCAGCAGCATTAAGAGTGAAGCTGATGATGGCACAGCCATCTGGAGAGTAGAGAGCAAACTCTCAGATGAAATCATAGCATGTTGGCATTGGTTGTGTTTGCATGTACATGACGATAtcacagcgttttttttttttttttttttttaaactagctCTCTAACTTTATTAACATTCGAACAAactcaaaaatttaatttacacgtttatattattaaaagcCGTCAGGACCTCCTGATTAGACTTCTGTGGGGGGAGAGAGAGACTTTTCTTATTCcattttctactttttttttttcgtgtatctatttattttatttactatttatttattaattttttaggGTTCTTCTGGTGGCTTTAGGGGTGGTGGGGtgttatgtttttgtgtgtgtgttattgacCAGGGTGtatttctcaaaagcattgtCAGCTAAGTTTATCGTAGAGGTGGCAATAATTGTAGTTCAATAAAATGCTTATGTTTGAAAAACTTTTTATCTGCCAAATCAAGGTCATATGCTGCAAACAACATGGAAATCTATGATAATTTGACCATTTTATCACTGCAAAGTTAGTTCAggatttaaaatgtcatgtggttttACTCCCCAAAacctaatatttataaataaaaaattctaaatattaacataataaaaacattttacctAGAAAAATACACCACTTTATAAAAGTTTGTggctggtaagatttttaaaactatttttttaagtctcttatgctcagtgaggctgcatttatttgatcaaaaacaataaaaatgttcaatttattaaaataactgttttctatattattattattattattattattattaaatattcaaattacattttaaaatgtaacttattcaaagctgaatttttagcatcattactccagtcttcagtgtcacatgatctttagaaatcattctaatatgatttgctgataatatttttgtgtaacccgtgatttattttttcgggattctttgatgaatagaaagaacagcatttatttgaataagaaatcttttgtaacattataaatgtctttactgtgacttttgatcaatttaatgcatccttgctgaataaaagaaaaaaaaatcatactgaccctaaacttttgaatgtaagtgtatatttaaaaaccattttgaaaataatgattaagatgTGTACGCTCACATTTAAACTGTAAGGAAAAgatttttttaccttttatttgATTGTTATATCACATGGCATTTTTGAGAGTCATTACatttctttgaaatgcctcaTATGAAATATGCATAAAGATCTATGTAGTTCTATAgggaaatgttttatatatattagaaaGAAAACAATTCTGGATGGATCCTTTCAAGAAGTATGACCTGTGTTTTGCAAATTTCTTCTCAGCTTCTCTCTCCGGAGGACTTGGTCAATGCCTGCAAGATGTTTGAGTCACTTAAGCTTCCTCTACGGTAAGGGTGTGAGCATttatatttgtatgtgtgtttgcgTGAGTAAACGTGAACGAATGTGCATTTGTCTGTGCGAGCCAGGCTTTGTAGGCAGAGGCGGGTCAGCGTGGGATCGGTCAGCCACTTCCTGGCAGACTTCCTGTTTTCAGGACCCATGTCCGCCCTCTGTCTGTTGGCTGCATTTTCCACCTTTCAAAAGAAAACAATCATTTGACTCAGAAACCACAGTTTGGTTGCATACAATTAGATTACGAAGCAGTAATGTCTTGTTGAGTTCTTAAGTAACAAAATTTTTCTTTCCCTGTCAGGTTGCGAGTATTTGACAGCGGGGTGATGGTGGTTCAACTCCAGTCCCACAGTGAAGAGGAAATGATTGCTTCAGCTCTAGATAACGTGAGTGTCATGCCATCATTTTCCCCATCTGTGAAATCACTTATGTGGCCATTCAAACATCATACAGAAACTTTGTCATGTTTAATTATGGGTTATTAGAGTAGAAATTGGATCAGATCTATAACCACAAACATGTACAGCCAATTTCTTCCTCTTATATTTAATGGTTGTGGTTAGGAGAGTGAGAGAAGGTTCCCATTTCATTCTCATAGAAATTGCATGAAATGAACCACCTTcaaagtgtttttgaacaagACACAGCTAGCAGATGTGACTGGGGGTGGTGTTTTAGGTCAAAGAGCTGGAACGTGAGGCGTGTCAGATTAGAAATTTCCATCCCTGAAGAGTCCAAGACAGATGTGGTAAAGCAGAGGAATGTTCGAAAAAACAAAGCAAGAATATTTGAAGATCATTTGACATGAGATGGCAATTATTGCTGTATTCACATTGTTTCAGCCATTAGATTTGGTATATGGGGGAATCTCACAAAGCCTGTCAAGATCATAactgggtcatatttcactctAAAATAAGAATCAGAAATTAGATTTTGCGCAAAGAAAATAAAGccattaaaatattaagtaaccattaaaatttttttgcaaaaaatggTCATTACCgtaatgcaaaaaaacattgacaaaatgaTGTATTATTTAAAGTATAAAATACTTATATAGCATGGTAGTAGCTATTGTACTGTAGATTATTTAGactttaatttgtttatataaatacagaaaaaaataataataaataattaataaataaaataaaatgcttcaGTCAGTGCGTTGTGATAATGAGGATTTTGCAATACTCTAAAAACACAGAGCGGTGGTTTAAGTGGGAATCCATTTGAGGTTTCCTTCTCTTTTGCCTTTCCCAGGTGTCTGATAAAGGCTCCCTCACAGCTGAAGAGTTTGCCAAGCTGTTGGGACTGACAGTTCTCCTTGCTAAAGAAAGGTACAGGAGACATCCTTTTCCTTATTTCATCAATAATTCATCCCTCAAGTGTCTCCTCGTTATTTTGATGTTTCGCTCTCTTTTACAGGTTGTTATTAGCTGAAAAAATGGGTCACTTATGCCGAGACGATTCAGTAGAAGGTCTGCGATTTTATCCCAACCTGTTCTGACGCATGAGGCCGATATGTTATCGAACCTGGCTGGCTCTCAGGTCCTGCTGGCCCCAGATCCCTCTCAGAACTGATAACTGATTAGAGTGGGGGCCTACTTTCCACTGTGTTTGTCAATAGGGTCTTTCATGAATGTTGATTAAGGTACCCGGGACGTTACTGCAACTTTCTTCTGTTTAGTGATTTCCACAGCCTTTAACTGAAAGGGGATTACAGAAATGATCATGCAGAGGATGCAGTTTCTTGTTGGAATCAGTTATATTTGATTTCACAGACAGTTGATATTGTCTGTGATTCCAGCATGTTCAATGCGGTTAGATTGTCCATAAAAATATGTAGGTAATTGTGCATTACATATACATCAAGAAGttgaaaagaaaaaggaaaccTTTTAATTATAACtcagaaaaaaacttttaatgccaAAATAACTTGAAAATTTAAAACATCAGAAAATTCACTGACACTCTCTTGAGAGAAATCTGCTTTTCCCCTTATGGAAAAATAAAGTCTTTCACACTTATTTTGGATCgttgtgtaaaaataatatttctttttaaaaacattatctgTCTTTGGGTTTTCTTTCATGTGTCCATTTATTTTTCTTGattattttgtgtattataTTTCGTTGGtgtttttcattcttgtttattatttcagatgtttCACCAACATTGTTGGTCTTTTATGGTATTAATTGCTAATACTGAAGaataatgttctgtttttctaaGGTCTATTCCACTGAAACATGTGAGCCAATAATGACAACGAGATTACAATGAGTAGACTGTTCGtaaatatagtttaatatattaatgaacTTCAAAGTTTGCCTCAAATGTCAAGTTCATATTGAGACAGACCTCCCCATTGTAAGGAGATTTATTGAAGAGAGGTTATTTTATATTAAGCAGATGATTCACTGCTTACTTCTGACATTTACGTTTGGTAACATGAACTATAGTAGTTAATTGGGTGTATTAGTAGAGAGCCAGTAGAAACCTCTGCGCGGTCACTGAGAAATTTGTGGTGGGattcacattaaaaatgaacgtataatatgcattttttcGTAATTAGTAGTATAATACGCAGTTCTTCGTAATTCGTCGGCCAGACGTAAATACTAAATGGATTCTTGTGGAGACCAGACCGCATCCTAACTTAATTTCCCTAATAACAACCGGTGGAGGAAGCAAGAAAACGCGCGTTCACGGTCGCGCAGTCTGCAAATTGTGAGGGCGCGCTCACGAGAGCGCGTCTCAGAGCAGGACCGCTCCGTGACGTTCATTCATTTAAcgctcaaaaacaaaactcacGGTAACCTTCCAGCCCGATTAGGATACAAGAACATACGGTATTCATCCGACTCGATGACAAATGTAAGTAAAATACTTCTATCTAGGTCTATAGgttatttacttttaatttgcGCATTTAAGTGTGGGCTATTGACTGGTTTCTTTTATACCAGGCAGTGTAATGCATgaggttttttattattattattattttgtaatagaTCATTATTGTAGATTACTGGAAAATGAAAGTAATACGTTTACAAGATAAATAAATGTCTatcttgttttgtatttttatatatatatatatatatatatatatatatatatatatatatatcacaacaacatttagcctatatataagttctatatttataataaaatatatttaatgaactaTATTCATATGgaatttatattttcttctcactatatatatatatatatatatatatatacacacacacacacatatatttatatatatacagtatatatctgCAGAAAGAGACGATTTTACtctttattttgtaaattgaCTCAAAAAGTTACAAAGCAATACATCTTTTTTTTGAGCCTTGCTCAATAATTTTTGAacacaatacattaaaaaaaatttaaagaaaagACATTGTGTGTAGCCTATGTATTGTATGAAGTGTAAGTGAATATATATGTACTGAATAGTCTATGTACTAGCCTATGTGTTAAAATGTGAGATTATCAAGAAgatattcaaattcatttttccacCGATTGATAGTCCAATATAAGAGTCGAGTGATTGCCCAAACAAATCAGTGTGGTATGGAGAATGAATAACGTATTTGATTCATCCCTTGTGTCTGAATTCTGTTTTAGGAAAATAACAGTGGATTGGGGTGATGTGGACAAAGAAAGATAAGAGGCTGCATACTTCGGAATGACACAGGGTTTCCTTACAGCAACCCCATTTGTGCTGCTCTTCCTGGTGGAATTTGGTGAGAAGGCGTTCTTACATTTAAAGATGTTTGTCCTGGAAGTTAgtcaagtcacttttatttGCATAGCAAATCAGCCTTATAGAAAATCATACCTTAATGCCCCTAGCAAGCAAACCAAAGGCGACTGTGGCAAGGAAAGGAACTCCAAACCTGCAATGCAACAggtgtaataaaatatttagttctcATTACATCTGCAGGGATCATGACAATAGCACAAATGTTCAGTTATATGATCCAAATTTTCTACTTCTCATGCAAAAAAGAATTTAAATGAAGGTCAGTGATTGACAATTTCAAGTGTGCCGTGGTGAATCGGGTTCAGTTGGAGAGTAAAATGGAGGGAGGGGAAAGGGAGGGTCACTGACTTTTCCTGCACTCTCTTCCCCTGgatgcatttgttttttctgcAGGAAGTGACCCACACATACAGCGTTTGTAAATCACAATGCCTCCTCAAGTTCTCATACTCCAGTAATAGACAGCAGTATTGTACAGCAGTAGAACATCTTAAACTTGAAAACTTAACTTATGTGTTACTTATCATTAAGTAGCATATTGCCTTCTCTTTTCATCTGGTACAAAAAGGACAACctgaaataacaaaatatacagtaatgtCAAAGACAAACCATGAGGTCTAATCCATGTCTGAAAAAAAGACCATTTATTAATTACCAATTTATTTGATGCATGACCTAGTGGTTGGCATGTGTGCTCTATCACAATAGTGCTGTATTGGCAATGGTGAGTTTGCGTATTCTAAAGATCTTGTTCCTCCACATTATTTACTGCCCTGCTTAGTTAATGTCAATAAAAgtggcaaaaaagaaaaaaagtgcaatttCTTCCAGGCCGGTAGTTAGCAGTCTTCTAAATTTTTTAGTGATCAGATATACAGTCCTGAGCCAAAGGAGGGCCACACTGAGACTTGAGGCTCTTTAGTGTTGGGCCAGCAAATAACCACCTAGAAACCACACTGAACAGCCTTGTAATTGCATAGCAGCATGCTAACAACTACTCAGGATGCCTTAGcaaacacatagcaacaccctggcaaccaccactGGTGAGTTTTGCATGGGCAAAGATTACTAACATTTTATtcgaaaatgtaaaaatctaccTGCCTGGTCACTTTAAACTACTTTATGGAACATAGTAATACCACAGATGCAAAGTGTTCATTAACGTTTGCCTCCTATGTTTTAGGTCACTTAATtggttttaatttatattttctttcccATAGCGATGGCTGGTATCCATCTCTGGCCGTCAATGCACATTGCCTTGAGCAATGCCAGTGTGTTTGTGGATTACAACACCGAAAGCAACTTCACCAACGACAGACTGACAGTGTCATTGATTGACATTGACAAGAATGAAACAGTGCTCTCCAGGTCGCTCTTTAACCAATCAGAAGGGTCACTGGAGTTTAACTGCTCCTGCTTCCTGTATGCAAGTAATTTCAGATTCAGACTTGAGCAGAAGCACAACATTGGTGTGTctaacagaagtgccatctggTGGTGGAGTCCTGTTCTGCATGTGCACTGGCCCACCTTTCACTTGGCTGTGGATCGTGGCAGCAACAACCGGAGCTCTAATGACATTAGGATTGGTGTGTACACTAATGACCACTTCCATTCTTGTTCTAGCAGCAAAGCTTCTCTCTATCTTGACGTCAGCTACCTTGAACAAGTCCAGATTGGGAGGAACACATTTGAGAAGGTGCAGAACCGGATAAGACACGATATCAAAGTAGTTAGGGCACAACATGTGGAGATGCCATGTGCCTCCCCTCTGACAGAGCGTGGCTTCATCAAGATCTCCCTAAAATCCCCTGTCACCCAGCAAGACATTAAATCCTCTGGTCCTCTTTACCCTTCCAGCATCTTCGCATACAAGCTTCATGTGGATAACATTTACAAAAGTGGATGTGAGGGAGCAGTGTCTGTCCGTCGAATCTCACCTCCCTGTACAGTTACAAATGGAAAAGTTCTGCTTTATAAGGAAGAGAGTAACAACATGGCCCCTACTTCTCACATGGCCTTCAACTTCCTCACGCAAGGGGAGAATGATACTGAGTTTAATTGCTCCATCTTTGACCCCGGCAAAAATAAGTACTGCTTCCATTTCACTCTCGTCTACAGTCAGGCTCCCAGTTTAGCACACACATGTGTGATTGTGCAAAGACATACAAGTGAGTCTGCTTTTACCAGTCGTGCATGTACAAAGCATAGATATTTTAAGCTGGAATTAACATTACTCACATTGTCTTTAGAAAATCAATTTACTGATGTAATTTAAGGTGTTTATGTATGCATAAtattcagtatttttattgtattttctcTCTCCAATACCGTATCATTGCTCTGAAGAAATGTGGGGACCGTGGCAGCCATGGAGTGGTTGTAGTGTGACGTGTGGGGAAGGGGTGCGAGAGCGTGTCCGTGAATGtctgctgccctctagtggtggGATGCAATGCACTGGCATGGTTAGGGAGCAGTCTCACTGTTCGCTAGAAGACTGCACTGGTAAGcattttatttactgtttttatctatttaattttttgttttctgaacaaaactcatttttttttttctttcttttttttagaagAGCTTCCCCTTCCATCCCAGACACCACCGCCAGCTGTAAGCACGCCCCTAGCTGGGAATCTAGTGGTAGTGGCTGGGATTTCCCTGTGCCTGGCTGTGATTCTGGCCACCATCTTTATTACAGTGTGGAGAAAACTCTGCCGTGCTCCAAAGTGCAGCTCCATGCGCCGTGGCTCTCTGCACTCTCCCAATGGCCGAAAAAACTCTGATGAAGCTTCTATCTGTGGTCACAGCATGCAGAGACCCAGTTTCTCTGAAAGTCTCCAGGCAGCTCCCCTACAGAAGGGATTTACCTTGCCTGCCAAGCAGGGACCTTCGGACCGAGGTGTGTTGGCTTGTCAACAGAGCATGTCCCTTCCTCTTCCCCTTTCTCAAGACCCAGAGAGAATGTCTCCTTCTGGCCAAAAGATCCTTCCCCCTATTTTTGGCTATCGCTTAGCTCAGCAGCAGCTCAAGGAGATGAAGAAGAAGGGCTTAAAAGAGGCCACTAAAGTCTACCATGTGTCCCAGAGTCCAGTCGATGACACCATGCTAGAGGCAACAGCTTCAACCCCTGCCGGTCTAACTCCAGCGCCCCAAGAACTTGACAGCCCGGAAGAGTCAAGCAGCAGCCACTTCCGCATAAGGTCTCCCTTTCCAGAACCTACGTGGTCTCCCAAAAACAATGCTTTATCAGATAGACAAAAGGTGGATTTGTTGCTGAGTCCGCCGAAGTCTGCAACCAGTGCCAACATCCGTCGTCTTGAGCGCACGGCAGACTGGGTAGAGATGGTAGAG
The DNA window shown above is from Ctenopharyngodon idella isolate HZGC_01 chromosome 10, HZGC01, whole genome shotgun sequence and carries:
- the vps36 gene encoding vacuolar protein-sorting-associated protein 36, with the translated sequence MDRFIWTNGLLEMNETLVIQQRGVRLYDGEDKAKLDVGVVLLSTHRLVWRDQKNHECCICIPLSQVIFFEEQAAGIGKSAKIVIHLHPCPENKEPGPYQKSKYSYIKLSFKEHGQIEFYRRLTEEMTQKRWENTPVSQPIPTGTGPKAGRTRAVGIVGIERKLEEKRKETDKNISEAFEDLSKLMEKAKEMVELSRSIANKIKDKQGDITEDETIRFKSYLLSMGIANPVTRETHGSGTQYHIQLAKQLGDMLQAPLEERGGMMALTEVYCLVNRARGMELLSPEDLVNACKMFESLKLPLRLRVFDSGVMVVQLQSHSEEEMIASALDNVSDKGSLTAEEFAKLLGLTVLLAKERLLLAEKMGHLCRDDSVEGLRFYPNLF
- the LOC127520814 gene encoding thrombospondin type-1 domain-containing protein 1; translated protein: MTQGFLTATPFVLLFLVEFAMAGIHLWPSMHIALSNASVFVDYNTESNFTNDRLTVSLIDIDKNETVLSRSLFNQSEGSLEFNCSCFLYASNFRFRLEQKHNIGVSNRSAIWWWSPVLHVHWPTFHLAVDRGSNNRSSNDIRIGVYTNDHFHSCSSSKASLYLDVSYLEQVQIGRNTFEKVQNRIRHDIKVVRAQHVEMPCASPLTERGFIKISLKSPVTQQDIKSSGPLYPSSIFAYKLHVDNIYKSGCEGAVSVRRISPPCTVTNGKVLLYKEESNNMAPTSHMAFNFLTQGENDTEFNCSIFDPGKNKYCFHFTLVYSQAPSLAHTCVIVQRHTKMWGPWQPWSGCSVTCGEGVRERVRECLLPSSGGMQCTGMVREQSHCSLEDCTEELPLPSQTPPPAVSTPLAGNLVVVAGISLCLAVILATIFITVWRKLCRAPKCSSMRRGSLHSPNGRKNSDEASICGHSMQRPSFSESLQAAPLQKGFTLPAKQGPSDRGVLACQQSMSLPLPLSQDPERMSPSGQKILPPIFGYRLAQQQLKEMKKKGLKEATKVYHVSQSPVDDTMLEATASTPAGLTPAPQELDSPEESSSSHFRIRSPFPEPTWSPKNNALSDRQKVDLLLSPPKSATSANIRRLERTADWVEMVERSRVPYSKNPNFRRTSSFHENNQQFPLSRPYRERSMTQVTPRQIPEGSCRSRTWEHTLPELEVWSCSSPRMTDSSVDHRRRPWVDTPPSQSNSKDSVPVTPTKEPLVDRHHVARSPSSALDRAERAEQNWSRRGPSPIQRNILARKLREANSSTCQRQRSSTFSTSDQRRGRCRSLPLSADYSNSPYSLTESEQHMMDISGYLGEDDGVEVLTIHKLT